The following proteins come from a genomic window of Geomonas sp. RF6:
- a CDS encoding pseudouridine synthase produces the protein MEERLQKILSQAGVASRREAEGIILEGRVAVNGEVVSELGRKADPEADSITVDGKKLNLGEKRVYVLLYKPVGYVTTMKDPQGRPVVSDLLKSVPARVYPVGRLDYNTEGLLLLTNDGALAHALMHPSHEIDKGYLVRVGGHVSESQIQRLSEGVRLEDGLTAPAVVTRVRESAQNSWISITIHEGRYRQVRRMCEAVGLQVVRLKRSRYDFLEIGELKPGEYRLLSAEEVRRLKGDAAKGPSSGGAPHRPRPERLKAPFRGRKNPA, from the coding sequence ATGGAAGAGCGTCTGCAAAAGATTTTGTCCCAGGCGGGGGTGGCTTCGCGCCGGGAGGCTGAAGGTATCATCCTCGAGGGGCGCGTCGCGGTGAACGGTGAGGTGGTGAGCGAACTGGGGAGGAAGGCGGACCCGGAGGCGGACTCTATAACAGTCGACGGGAAGAAGCTGAACCTGGGGGAGAAGCGGGTCTACGTTCTCCTGTACAAGCCTGTAGGGTACGTCACCACCATGAAGGACCCGCAGGGGCGCCCCGTCGTGAGCGACCTTTTGAAGAGCGTCCCGGCACGCGTCTACCCGGTGGGGCGCCTCGACTACAATACGGAAGGGCTTCTCCTGCTGACCAACGACGGTGCGCTGGCCCACGCCCTCATGCATCCGAGCCACGAGATCGACAAGGGGTACCTCGTGCGGGTAGGGGGGCACGTCTCGGAGAGCCAGATACAGCGGCTGAGCGAAGGGGTGCGGCTGGAGGACGGTCTTACGGCTCCCGCTGTCGTCACCCGCGTCCGCGAGAGCGCGCAAAATTCCTGGATCTCCATCACCATTCACGAGGGGCGTTATCGGCAGGTGCGCAGGATGTGCGAGGCGGTGGGTCTGCAGGTGGTGAGGCTCAAGAGGTCGCGCTACGACTTCCTGGAGATAGGGGAGCTAAAGCCCGGGGAGTACCGGCTGCTCAGTGCGGAGGAGGTGCGCAGGCTGAAGGGTGATGCCGCCAAGGGCCCCTCTTCCGGGGGCGCTCCGCATCGACCGCGGCCGGAACGGCTGAAGGCTCCTTTCAGAGGGAGAAAGAACCCCGCCTGA
- the dnaE gene encoding DNA polymerase III subunit alpha encodes MADEYANFVHLHVHTQYSLLDGAIRFGDLLAKVKSLHMPAVAMTDHGNMFGSIEFFLKCKDKGIQPIIGCEVYIAPGSRTHKQAPAPDQASSYHLILLCENLTGYKNLSYLVSAGYKEGFYRRPRIDKDLLAQHSEGLIVLSACLQGEVPYLALRGKMDEAKAAAQWYADLFPGSYYLEIQENGIPEQTTANRRVMEIARELDLPLVATNDCHYLNKEDARAHEILLCIQTGKTMGDPSHMRFSTEEFYLKTPDEMAAAFHYAPEALTNTVEIAKRCKIDFDFKTYYFPAYDPPPGETLDQQLERESTEGLVQRLNKIRIKNPDFTVQDEQAYYHRLRIELDCIKQMGFPGYFLIVADFINWAKDHGIPVGPGRGSAAGSLVAFCIRITDIDPMPYNLLFERFLNPERISMPDIDVDFCQDRREEVIQYMVERYGREKVCQIITFGTMAARGVIRDVGRALDLPFADVDKIAKLVPEVLGITLEKAIAQEPKLNELAAADPKVKEVLSVALRLEGLARHASTHAAGLVVAPKQMENFCPVYMDQKTGALTTQYSMKYVEKIGLVKFDFLGLKNLTVIENAVKHIRKVNPDFDLSILGDDDPETYKLLQAGNTTGVFQLESSGMKELLVKLKPSCFEDIIAVCALYRPGPLGSGMVDDFIERKHGRKQVVYDLPQLEPILKDTYGVIVYQEQVMQISRSLAGYSLGGADLLRRAMGKKDMEQMAKERDKFQAGAESQGIDPKKAAGIFDLMAKFAEYGFNKSHSAAYALVAYHTAYLKAHYPVEFMAALLTEDMSSTDKVIKSVSDCRDMGIEVLPPDINQSDRSFRVLGNSMRFGLGAVKNVGEGAIEAIIEARGDSPFTDLFDFCERVDLRRCNKRVIEALIKCGAFDSTGAKRSQLMAVLEDAAASGQRVQQERESAQASLFGIHEVIRGAGSGGNRYPEIPEWDEKYRLGCEKDAIGFFITGHPLARYEGDIKRLSNATTATLTEMKEKSEVKICGIATSLKEIITKKGDRMGFISLEDTSGSVEVVIFSDVYANCSEYVKSDDPIHVTGTLELGEKGAKVMATSIVLLRDLNEALTKKVNFNLDAKGADPGKLETLKEIISRYAGNCRSFLHLDIENNSRVTIRLSETYKVAASEDLTVEVSNLFGYNAVSFE; translated from the coding sequence ATGGCCGATGAATACGCGAACTTCGTGCACCTGCACGTGCACACCCAGTACTCCCTGCTGGACGGCGCCATACGCTTCGGCGACCTCCTCGCGAAGGTAAAGTCGCTCCACATGCCCGCGGTCGCCATGACCGACCACGGCAACATGTTCGGCTCGATCGAGTTCTTCCTCAAGTGCAAGGACAAGGGGATCCAGCCGATCATCGGGTGCGAGGTGTACATCGCGCCCGGCTCGCGCACCCACAAGCAGGCTCCCGCCCCCGACCAGGCCAGCAGCTACCACCTCATCCTCTTGTGCGAAAACCTCACCGGATACAAAAACCTCAGCTATCTCGTCTCCGCCGGCTACAAGGAGGGGTTCTACCGGCGCCCCCGCATCGACAAGGACCTCCTGGCGCAGCACAGCGAGGGGCTCATCGTCCTCTCCGCCTGCCTGCAGGGAGAGGTCCCCTATCTCGCCCTGCGCGGCAAGATGGATGAGGCGAAAGCGGCGGCGCAGTGGTATGCCGACCTCTTCCCGGGGAGCTACTACCTGGAGATCCAGGAGAACGGGATCCCGGAGCAGACGACCGCCAACCGGCGGGTGATGGAGATCGCCCGGGAGCTCGACCTGCCGCTCGTCGCCACGAACGACTGCCACTATCTCAACAAGGAAGACGCCCGCGCCCACGAGATCCTTCTGTGCATCCAGACCGGGAAGACCATGGGGGATCCCTCCCACATGCGTTTTTCCACGGAAGAGTTCTACCTGAAGACGCCGGATGAGATGGCGGCGGCCTTCCACTACGCTCCGGAAGCGCTCACCAACACGGTGGAGATTGCAAAGCGCTGCAAGATCGACTTCGACTTCAAGACCTACTACTTCCCGGCCTACGATCCGCCGCCTGGGGAAACCCTCGACCAGCAACTGGAGCGCGAGTCGACCGAAGGTCTGGTGCAGCGGCTCAACAAGATCCGCATCAAGAACCCAGATTTCACGGTTCAGGACGAGCAGGCGTACTACCACCGCCTGAGGATCGAGCTCGACTGCATCAAGCAGATGGGGTTCCCCGGCTACTTCCTCATCGTTGCGGACTTCATCAACTGGGCGAAGGACCACGGCATCCCGGTCGGTCCCGGCAGGGGATCGGCGGCCGGCTCGCTGGTCGCCTTCTGCATCAGGATCACCGACATCGACCCGATGCCGTACAACCTGCTGTTCGAGCGCTTCCTCAACCCCGAACGTATCTCCATGCCCGATATCGACGTCGACTTCTGCCAGGACCGCCGCGAAGAGGTGATCCAGTATATGGTGGAGCGCTACGGGCGGGAAAAGGTGTGTCAGATCATCACCTTCGGTACCATGGCTGCGCGTGGCGTCATCCGCGACGTGGGGCGCGCGCTCGATCTCCCCTTTGCCGACGTGGACAAGATCGCGAAGCTCGTCCCCGAGGTGCTGGGGATCACCCTGGAGAAGGCTATCGCCCAGGAGCCGAAGCTGAACGAGCTCGCCGCGGCGGATCCGAAGGTAAAGGAGGTCCTCTCTGTCGCCTTGAGGCTCGAAGGGCTTGCCCGCCACGCCTCCACCCATGCGGCTGGCCTCGTGGTGGCGCCGAAGCAGATGGAGAACTTCTGCCCGGTGTACATGGACCAGAAGACCGGGGCGCTCACCACCCAGTACTCCATGAAGTACGTGGAGAAGATCGGGCTGGTGAAGTTCGACTTTCTCGGCTTAAAGAACCTCACGGTCATAGAGAACGCGGTAAAACACATCCGCAAAGTGAATCCCGACTTCGACCTTTCAATTCTCGGGGACGACGATCCGGAAACCTACAAGCTCCTGCAGGCCGGCAACACCACCGGCGTTTTCCAGCTGGAGTCGAGCGGCATGAAGGAGCTCCTGGTAAAGCTCAAGCCCTCCTGCTTCGAGGACATCATCGCGGTCTGCGCCCTCTATCGTCCGGGTCCTTTGGGCAGCGGCATGGTGGACGACTTCATCGAGCGCAAGCACGGCCGCAAGCAGGTGGTGTACGACCTGCCGCAACTCGAGCCGATCCTCAAGGACACCTACGGGGTCATCGTCTACCAGGAACAGGTCATGCAGATCTCCCGGTCGCTCGCCGGCTATTCCCTCGGTGGCGCCGACCTACTGCGCCGCGCCATGGGTAAGAAAGACATGGAGCAGATGGCCAAGGAGCGCGACAAGTTCCAGGCCGGCGCCGAGAGCCAGGGGATCGATCCGAAGAAGGCGGCGGGTATCTTCGACCTCATGGCGAAGTTCGCCGAGTACGGCTTCAACAAGTCGCACTCCGCGGCATATGCGCTCGTGGCGTACCACACCGCGTATCTGAAGGCGCACTACCCGGTCGAGTTCATGGCAGCCCTCCTGACGGAGGACATGAGCTCCACCGACAAGGTCATAAAGAGCGTCAGCGACTGCCGGGATATGGGGATCGAGGTCCTCCCCCCCGACATAAACCAGTCGGACCGCTCCTTCCGCGTCCTCGGCAACTCCATGCGCTTTGGCCTCGGGGCCGTGAAGAACGTGGGGGAGGGGGCGATCGAGGCGATCATCGAGGCGCGCGGCGACTCCCCCTTCACCGATCTCTTCGATTTCTGTGAAAGGGTCGACCTGCGCCGCTGCAACAAGAGGGTCATCGAGGCACTCATCAAGTGCGGCGCCTTCGACTCCACAGGCGCCAAGCGCTCCCAGCTCATGGCGGTCCTCGAGGATGCGGCCGCCTCCGGGCAGCGGGTGCAGCAGGAGCGGGAGAGCGCCCAGGCCTCACTCTTCGGGATCCACGAGGTGATCCGCGGGGCCGGGAGCGGGGGGAACCGCTATCCGGAGATACCGGAGTGGGACGAGAAGTACCGGCTGGGGTGCGAGAAGGACGCGATCGGCTTCTTCATCACCGGGCACCCGCTGGCGCGCTACGAGGGGGACATAAAGCGCCTCTCCAACGCCACCACGGCGACCCTTACGGAGATGAAGGAAAAGAGCGAGGTGAAGATCTGCGGCATCGCCACCTCGTTGAAGGAGATCATCACCAAGAAAGGGGACCGGATGGGGTTCATCTCCCTTGAGGACACCTCCGGCTCCGTGGAGGTGGTGATCTTCTCCGACGTCTATGCCAACTGCTCCGAGTACGTGAAAAGCGACGACCCGATCCACGTCACCGGGACGCTGGAGCTGGGGGAGAAGGGGGCGAAGGTCATGGCGACGAGCATCGTCCTCCTGCGCGACCTGAACGAGGCGCTGACGAAGAAGGTGAACTTCAACCTCGACGCCAAGGGGGCCGACCCGGGGAAGCTGGAGACTCTAAAGGAGATCATTTCCCGCTATGCCGGGAACTGCCGCAGCTTTCTCCACCTCGATATAGAGAACAATTCACGCGTCACCATACGGCTTTCGGAGACGTACAAAGTGGCAGCCAGCGAAGATTTAACAGTGGAAGTGAGTAACCTCTTCGGCTATAATGCCGTGTCTTTCGAGTAG
- the hisS gene encoding histidine--tRNA ligase, whose translation MAITGIKGFNDILPGEVEKWQYIEATARRVFELYGLSEIRIPILEKTELFSRSIGDATDIVEKEMYSFVDKGENRVTMRPEGTASVMRSYIEHKLYAQDPVARLYYMGPMFRYERPQKGRYRQFHQIGAELTGVTDPTVDAQVLTMLSHFFAELGLDEPSLEINSLGCPECRPVYRESLKNFLLTRMELLCEDCVRRYETNPLRALDCKAAGCKEATKGAPAMLDNLCQGCSDHFEKTKSYLDAVGTKYRINERMVRGLDYYTRTTFEMVTSLLGAQSAVAAGGRYDGLISELGGPQIPGIGFAIGVERVALLLAEKDFARRPDLFIAAMGEVAHGRAFQLMTALQRLGSSVEIDYEGKSLKSQLRRADKFKARYTLIIGEDELSKGTAPLKNMDGGTQEEVALEAEAILKAVKG comes from the coding sequence GTGGCGATAACCGGTATCAAGGGATTCAACGACATACTTCCGGGTGAGGTGGAGAAGTGGCAGTACATCGAGGCGACGGCGCGCCGCGTATTCGAGCTGTATGGCCTTTCGGAGATACGGATACCGATCCTTGAGAAGACGGAGCTTTTCAGCCGCTCCATCGGTGACGCCACCGACATCGTGGAAAAGGAGATGTACTCCTTCGTGGACAAGGGGGAAAACCGCGTCACCATGCGCCCTGAAGGGACCGCCTCGGTAATGCGCTCCTACATCGAGCACAAGCTCTATGCGCAGGATCCGGTGGCGCGCCTGTACTACATGGGGCCGATGTTCCGCTACGAGCGTCCGCAGAAGGGGCGCTACCGCCAGTTCCACCAGATAGGTGCGGAACTCACCGGTGTCACCGACCCGACCGTCGATGCCCAGGTCCTCACCATGTTGAGCCACTTCTTCGCCGAGCTCGGGCTGGACGAGCCTTCTCTGGAGATAAATTCCCTCGGCTGCCCCGAGTGCCGCCCCGTCTACCGGGAGTCGCTGAAGAACTTCCTCCTCACCCGCATGGAGCTCCTGTGCGAGGACTGCGTGAGGCGCTACGAGACGAACCCGCTGCGCGCCCTCGATTGCAAGGCCGCAGGGTGCAAGGAGGCGACCAAGGGCGCTCCCGCGATGCTCGACAATCTCTGCCAGGGGTGCAGCGACCACTTCGAGAAGACGAAGAGCTACCTCGACGCGGTGGGGACGAAGTACCGCATCAACGAGAGGATGGTGCGCGGCCTCGACTACTACACCCGCACGACCTTCGAGATGGTGACCTCCCTGCTCGGCGCCCAGAGCGCGGTTGCGGCGGGGGGGCGCTACGACGGCCTGATCAGCGAGCTCGGCGGCCCGCAGATCCCCGGCATCGGCTTCGCCATCGGGGTGGAGCGGGTTGCGCTGCTCCTCGCGGAGAAGGACTTCGCCCGCAGGCCCGATCTCTTCATCGCCGCCATGGGGGAGGTGGCGCACGGCCGCGCTTTCCAGCTCATGACCGCGTTGCAGCGACTCGGAAGCTCCGTGGAGATCGACTACGAAGGGAAAAGCCTGAAGAGCCAGTTGCGCCGCGCCGACAAGTTCAAGGCGCGCTACACCCTCATCATCGGGGAGGACGAGCTCTCCAAGGGGACGGCGCCGCTGAAGAACATGGACGGTGGCACGCAGGAGGAAGTGGCGCTGGAGGCCGAGGCGATCCTGAAGGCGGTAAAAGGGTAG
- a CDS encoding PAS domain S-box protein — translation MAKRAYNEPAHPTGVHDCLLYRNSTQKVALIQQSVELALRRGERCFLLLFKGEADKVMESLAISGVDAPAHAREGELILRSPEDFSRYATPRGLADSLAEELADTTATQRSTLIIIDGNIWFPSNHHEEELDEVATSETVRILCLYQLSSCIPETRIVHLMQSHRHTIFGEHSNVQSPVTPSEAGIEIDYLNEACALLLQDENEAIFLSHPDGRIFLLNDPAGALLGVTPEEARGQSMAVLFGTEADQIREKELQALESGEPLTFRLDACRDVKGCSWLVTVGGYRGSAADAPYNYCIIRNVTELKNTQRKLRFTAHLVNIIGQSVIATDRRGTIIFWNRAAEVLYGWKTVEVLGRNVADVTACRIWAQYGMEILAKLAEGQSWTGEFTVKRRDGSEFLAHVTESPIRDDDGRLIGMIGISFDITERKKAEEALAASEERFRRYFELGLIGMTVSSPEKKIIEVNDRACEILGYRREELLTLSWPELTHPEDREVAIVEYEKMLAGELDGFTAEKRYIRKDGEIIDAVISVSCLRRKDGTLDAFLALLQDVTERKRAERKIAAYQQRLSLMTEEMYRMGEEERKHLASVLHDQIGQNLALSKMKLESLKHWEHRDILRQEIAQITALLDEVIDKTRSLTTELRPPVLHELGLEAAVESLCEEFQEQTGLVVTYHDDGSHTSLPDHLRTLLFQGVRELLVNVMKHAHATGAEVSMKREEGVITISVQDDGIGMNGKRPRPKDSFGLFSLSERLRHLGGRVEISSPPGAGTCVAMVAPLGVSEKESQSGI, via the coding sequence ATGGCAAAGAGAGCATATAACGAGCCGGCACATCCGACCGGTGTACACGACTGCCTCCTGTACCGCAACAGCACCCAGAAAGTGGCACTGATACAGCAAAGCGTGGAGCTTGCCCTGAGGCGGGGGGAGCGCTGCTTTCTCCTTCTCTTCAAGGGTGAAGCCGACAAGGTGATGGAGTCGCTGGCCATATCCGGCGTCGACGCCCCCGCGCACGCCAGGGAGGGTGAGCTCATCCTGCGATCGCCAGAGGATTTCAGCAGATACGCCACTCCCCGCGGTCTAGCCGACTCACTCGCCGAGGAACTCGCCGACACAACTGCAACTCAGAGGAGCACCCTCATCATCATCGACGGAAACATCTGGTTTCCTTCGAACCATCACGAGGAGGAGCTCGACGAAGTGGCAACCTCGGAGACGGTGCGCATTCTGTGCCTCTACCAGCTCAGCAGCTGCATCCCGGAGACCCGCATCGTCCACCTCATGCAGAGCCACCGGCACACCATCTTCGGAGAGCACTCAAACGTACAGAGCCCCGTCACCCCTTCCGAAGCCGGCATAGAGATAGACTACCTGAACGAGGCGTGCGCGCTCCTGCTCCAGGACGAGAACGAGGCGATCTTCCTGTCGCACCCCGACGGGCGGATTTTCCTTTTGAACGACCCCGCCGGCGCGCTTTTGGGCGTAACCCCGGAGGAGGCGCGCGGCCAGAGCATGGCGGTATTGTTTGGCACTGAAGCGGACCAGATACGTGAAAAGGAGCTCCAGGCGCTGGAATCGGGGGAACCCCTCACCTTCAGGCTCGATGCCTGCCGGGACGTGAAAGGCTGCTCCTGGCTCGTCACTGTCGGCGGGTACCGCGGATCCGCCGCCGACGCGCCCTACAACTATTGCATCATCCGCAATGTAACAGAGCTGAAAAATACCCAGCGAAAGCTCAGGTTCACGGCGCATCTGGTGAACATCATCGGGCAATCCGTCATAGCCACCGACCGGCGAGGGACGATCATTTTCTGGAACCGCGCGGCAGAGGTTCTGTACGGCTGGAAGACGGTGGAAGTGCTCGGCCGCAACGTGGCGGACGTGACGGCCTGCCGGATCTGGGCGCAATACGGGATGGAGATTCTGGCGAAGCTCGCGGAGGGACAGAGCTGGACGGGTGAGTTCACAGTGAAGCGGCGGGACGGCTCGGAGTTTCTCGCGCACGTCACCGAATCCCCAATCCGTGACGACGACGGGCGGCTCATCGGAATGATCGGCATCTCCTTCGACATCACCGAACGGAAAAAGGCCGAGGAGGCGCTCGCGGCGAGTGAGGAGCGATTCCGTCGCTATTTCGAGCTCGGCCTCATCGGGATGACCGTCTCCTCTCCCGAAAAAAAGATAATTGAGGTGAACGACAGGGCGTGCGAGATCCTCGGGTATCGCAGGGAGGAGTTGCTCACGCTGAGCTGGCCCGAGCTTACCCACCCGGAAGACCGCGAGGTAGCTATCGTGGAGTACGAGAAGATGCTCGCCGGGGAGTTGGATGGCTTCACAGCCGAGAAGCGATACATCAGAAAGGACGGAGAGATCATCGACGCGGTGATTTCGGTGAGCTGCCTCCGCCGCAAGGACGGCACCCTCGATGCCTTCCTTGCGCTCCTGCAGGACGTAACGGAACGGAAACGCGCCGAAAGAAAGATAGCCGCGTACCAGCAACGGCTAAGCCTGATGACGGAAGAGATGTACCGGATGGGAGAAGAGGAGCGAAAGCACCTGGCCTCGGTACTGCACGACCAGATCGGGCAGAACCTGGCGCTGAGCAAAATGAAGCTGGAGTCGTTGAAGCATTGGGAGCACAGGGACATTCTGAGGCAGGAGATAGCTCAGATCACGGCACTCTTGGACGAGGTGATCGACAAGACGCGCTCCCTTACCACGGAGCTTCGTCCCCCCGTCCTGCACGAGCTTGGGCTGGAAGCGGCGGTCGAGTCGCTGTGCGAGGAATTTCAGGAGCAGACGGGGCTTGTCGTAACTTACCACGACGATGGCAGCCATACATCGCTGCCTGACCACCTGCGCACCCTGCTCTTCCAGGGGGTGCGGGAACTTCTGGTGAACGTCATGAAGCACGCCCATGCAACGGGTGCCGAGGTATCGATGAAGAGGGAGGAGGGGGTGATAACGATATCGGTGCAGGACGACGGCATCGGGATGAACGGAAAAAGGCCCCGTCCGAAGGACAGCTTCGGCCTCTTCAGCCTCAGCGAAAGACTGCGGCATCTCGGGGGAAGGGTGGAGATTTCCTCTCCCCCTGGCGCAGGCACCTGCGTGGCGATGGTGGCGCCTCTTGGCGTCTCCGAGAAAGAGAGCCAAAGCGGCATCTGA
- a CDS encoding MucR family transcriptional regulator gives MASSLLELTANIVSSHASVTEMSGDELLQELQKVHVALQKLEVESGEISEKPEAKGPAISLKKAFQPDQITCMVCGKSGMKTLARHIAQVHGMKPSEYRKQFSIPSSQALTAKNFSEARRRMAQEKGLADNLAKARAVRAAKMLAKGGEKGKPERSKGAPRA, from the coding sequence ATGGCATCATCGTTATTGGAATTGACGGCCAACATTGTCTCTTCGCACGCGTCCGTTACAGAAATGTCGGGGGATGAGCTGCTTCAGGAACTCCAGAAGGTACACGTGGCACTGCAGAAGTTGGAGGTGGAAAGCGGCGAGATTTCGGAGAAGCCCGAGGCGAAGGGACCCGCGATATCTCTGAAGAAGGCGTTTCAGCCGGACCAGATAACCTGTATGGTCTGCGGCAAGAGCGGAATGAAGACACTCGCTCGCCACATAGCCCAGGTGCACGGCATGAAGCCGAGCGAATACAGAAAGCAGTTCTCCATCCCCAGCAGCCAGGCGCTCACCGCGAAAAACTTTTCGGAGGCGCGCAGAAGGATGGCTCAGGAGAAGGGGCTGGCCGACAACTTGGCGAAGGCCCGGGCGGTGCGTGCCGCAAAGATGCTCGCCAAGGGCGGGGAAAAGGGAAAGCCGGAGAGGTCGAAGGGAGCCCCGAGGGCCTGA
- a CDS encoding acetyl-CoA carboxylase carboxyltransferase subunit alpha codes for MAVQQQHTTYLDFEKPLAELEKKIQELLAFSTEGVDLKGEVEKLETKAEAMRAEMFANLTRWQTAQVARHINRPFTLDYLQLIFTDFIELHGDRNFGDDHAIVGGPARLDGEPVMVIGHQKGRDTKEKVFRNFGMPNPEGYRKALRLMEMAERFRMPIVTFVDTPGAYPGIGAEERGQAEAIARNLREMARLTVPIVVVIAGEGGSGGALAIAVGDRILMLEHSIYSVISPEGCAAILWSDGTKGAQAADALKLTAADIKTLGVIDEIVPEPAGGAHRDHAGAAKLLHEAISRNLKELQGLPAEELIEERYQKFRKLSQFIE; via the coding sequence ATGGCAGTGCAGCAACAACACACCACCTATCTCGATTTCGAGAAGCCTCTGGCAGAGCTGGAGAAGAAGATACAGGAACTCCTCGCTTTTTCCACCGAAGGGGTGGACCTGAAGGGGGAGGTGGAGAAGCTGGAGACGAAGGCGGAGGCGATGCGCGCCGAGATGTTTGCGAACCTGACCCGCTGGCAGACCGCGCAGGTTGCGCGCCACATCAACCGCCCCTTCACGCTTGACTACCTGCAACTGATCTTCACCGACTTCATCGAGCTGCACGGCGACCGCAACTTCGGTGACGACCACGCCATCGTAGGTGGACCCGCGCGGCTGGACGGCGAGCCGGTGATGGTGATCGGGCACCAGAAGGGGCGCGACACGAAGGAGAAGGTTTTCCGCAACTTCGGCATGCCGAACCCGGAGGGGTACCGCAAGGCGTTGCGCCTCATGGAGATGGCGGAGCGTTTCAGGATGCCGATCGTGACCTTCGTCGACACCCCCGGGGCGTACCCCGGAATCGGCGCCGAGGAGCGCGGGCAGGCTGAAGCGATCGCCAGGAACCTGCGCGAGATGGCGCGCCTTACAGTGCCGATCGTCGTCGTCATCGCCGGCGAAGGTGGATCGGGCGGGGCGCTCGCCATCGCCGTCGGTGATCGGATCCTCATGCTGGAGCACTCCATCTATTCCGTCATCTCCCCCGAAGGGTGCGCCGCCATCCTCTGGTCCGACGGCACGAAAGGGGCGCAGGCGGCCGACGCCCTGAAGCTCACCGCTGCCGACATAAAGACGCTCGGCGTCATCGACGAGATCGTTCCGGAGCCGGCCGGCGGCGCCCACCGCGACCACGCCGGGGCGGCGAAGCTGCTGCACGAGGCGATATCGAGGAACCTGAAGGAACTGCAGGGGCTCCCTGCGGAGGAGCTCATTGAGGAGCGCTACCAGAAGTTCCGCAAGCTGTCGCAGTTTATCGAGTAG